AGCCAGGTTTGCCATGGAGATGCTTCCAGTCACGACATCTCTTCCCTGGATGGCGCTGCTGGCTTACTTTTCTTCCGCATTACATTTCAGGGAGTTTTTATTTGAGATTTATCTTATCATATTATATGTCGTCCGGCAAGAGATGTTTTCACGGGATACCGTTAGTAATTCCAATCCAGATCAAATTGCTTACTCCAGCGCCGAAAGTTCTCTAGTGTTTCATTAGAAACTCCTTCCTTCACGGCACGCTCCCAGAATGCTTTGGTCATGTCCCGAAAGTCCATACCTAACGCAGCAAAACCTAATTTTATTAAGAGTTGTGAACGTGTTTGCACCAACTGTTTCCAGAATATCTCCGTTGAAGTCTGTACCTCGGGAACCAGAAAATACCGGTCATAGATACCAAGCGCTTTCAGGAGTGAGGCGATGGCCAGCGGAAAATTACTCTCCGCCAGAAAATCCGTTCCTTGATTAAAGTAGTCAATGTATTTGCTGGTGGCTTGCTCGGGTGGGACATCTTCGTCGGCGTACAAAGCGGAAAACATCTCATTCCACAGGACTCGGTCGACGGTCATTTCAAATCATTCCTTTCCTCGTTTGTTTTCATATTCGCTTTTCCGGCAACCAATCCTTCCTCTTTTTCAGCCGTCAGGGAAATTCACGCAAAGACATTTTTTCGCTGCTCCTGATGCAATTTATAATATGCTACATCTAACAGAAGGTGAGGCCACCGGCTTGAGGAACTGGTTTAAGAAACCCTGGTTCATTCTGGGTGTAATTTTGGGGAACCTGTTTGGAACTGGGTTGGGTTTTTTTTGGTACCAGGAACAACTTGCACATACAGCAATTAAATACTGGGTATTTATCCCAGACTGTCCTGAATTTGCTCTATTTTTCGTTCTGATGTTGCTAGGGATCCGGCTAAACCGGCGCAATCAATTGTTCGAAGTCATTACCTGGTTCGGTTTGCTCAAGTATGGCGCCTGGACCGTAAGTACCATTGGCCTCTTTTTTGGGGCGGTTAAGTTACAGCATCTGGAGATTACACTGGCTTATGCGGGAGAAGAACTTGTATTGTTTGTGGCCCATCTGGGCATGTTTCTTGAAGGTTTGTGGCTGACTCAGTTTCTGCGCTTGACTGGCCGGCGGTTGCTTGTGACCGCGGGATGGTTTGCCATCGCTGATTATTTTGACTGGGTGGTCGGGGTGTTTCCTCGACTGCCTTACCTGCCTCACCTGAATCTGGTCAGGGCCGAATCGATTATCTCCACATTGCTGCTGATTGGAATCCTGTCTTGTTTATATTTTACAGAGAATGGAAATAATAATAAATAATGGAGGACATGGCATCCATCTCATAAGGATGGCAGACGAGCTATTTGTTATAATTTTATGTAAACAACATATTAACGCCGAATCCGTATGGTACGGAGGAACCAGTGTCCTTTTGAGTAAAGGGACGAGGGGTGAATCCTGAACTCCGGGTTTGCGTGGTGTACTTGCTGGGGAACACGTCAAACTTGGATAGTAAGGTAGGGCTTAGCCTTTCACCGAACCCGTCAGCTAACTCCGGAGGCGTGAAAGGAGGACATAGTTTGAGAAGATGGTTTCTTACGCTCACTTTTAGTTTATTTTTGTTCCTTTTTCTGGTTGCCCTGGCAATGCCGGCAAGTGCGGCCACCAGCTATACCGTGAAAGCTGGTGATTCATTGTACAAGATTGGCCGGTATTACGGGGTTTCAGTAAACTCGCTCAAGGCAGCCAATGGTTTAAAAACAAATAATATCTATCCAGGGCAGAGACTTATTATTCCCCAGCAATATGCCCAGCCCAGCCGTGCTGGTAGCTACTCGCGGGACAACTTGACTCTATTAGCTAAACTGATTTATGGTGAGGCCAGAGGAGAAAGTTACGTCGGACAAGTGGCGGTGGCGGCAGTTGTCTTGAACCGGGTAGAAAGCCCACTTTTTCCCAACACGGTTGCCGGGGTGATTTTCCAACCAGGTGCTTTTACGGCGGTCAGCGATGGCCAGTTTTATCTTCAACCAGATCAAACAGCTTATAAGGCCGCCCAGGATGCCCTAAATGGTTGGGATCCTACCCATGGCGCTCTTTACTACTATAACCCGGAGAAGACAATCAATAAATGGATTTGGTCTCGCCCAGTGGTTGCCCGGATTGGCAAACACGTTTTTGCCAAGTAATTTGCTAGTTACCAAATTTTTACTCAATGTAGCCTGACTGGTTCAAAGCAGTCAGGCTTTTTTATTCTCTTTGAATTCTCTTTGAACGCGAGCGAAGGGAGTTTTTCGAGGTGGGTCTTGACAAAGCTTCATAGTGAGGATATATTGTTCTTAAACCCCCATAGGGGGAGGGGGTAGAAACCAAAGGAGGTTATGCACAATGAACAATAATGTTGTGAACGTCAGTGACAACACCTTTACTCAGGAAGTACTCAATGCTGAGCAACCAGTGCTGGTTGATTTTTGGGCGGCCTGGTGCGGTCCTTGTAAAATGATTGCCCCGGTGGTTGAGGAAATTGCCGTCGAGTATGCCGGAAAAATCAAGGTGGCCAAAGTAAATGTTGACCAAAATCGGCTGACCCCCAGCCAGTATGGAATAATGGGAATCCCTACCTTGATTTTGTTTAAGAACGGTCAACCAGTGGAAAGAGTGATTGGCTATACCGGTAAAGCTCAACTGAAACGGATAATAGATCAGAATTTAGTTTAGGTCTGCTGGAAGATGTCAGCGTCATGCTCTACTTAGTCAGCAACTATGTGGTCAGACGTTTAGGTGAAGGAGTATGATTCGGACGAGAGAAGGATTGGGAAAATGGACGATCTCAACGAAACTGCGGTAAAGGAATTAATTGACCGTTTGCACACGATCAAGGGGCACCTTAACGGGATCGAAAAAATGATCACTGAAGGTCGTAAATGTGATGACATTTTGCTCCAGTTGGTTGCGATTCGAGCGGCCCTTGATAAGTTGTCAGCTAAACTAGCCGAGCATTATGTGATTCAGTGTTACGAAGCAGCTGTCAATGAGGGAATCGACCCGAAAGAGATGTTGGCCCGGGCGCTTCAGGTGGTGATCAAGTTCACACCAAGTTGAGTGAAGGGAATTGAGCTTTTCAAAGGGTGGAGGTGATAATGTGGTGAAAGAGGTGACGCTTAAAGTTCAGGGAATGACGTGCGGCCATTGCAAAATGACTGTTGAAAGAGCCTTGCATAACCTGTCAGGAGTGGCTAAAGTTGACGTTGATCTTGCTGGTAAGACAGTTAAGGTCGGCTTTAATCCAGAAAAAGTGGCTGAAGCCGACCTGAAGAAGGCAATCGCCGATGCCGGTTACGATGTTGTCAACTAGAATAGATACAATTATTTTTAGAAATTTTCATCGTTTTCTTTAGCGCGAAAAGGTGGTGTGATGAGAGCCAGTAAAATGAGGCTGGCTGTCCCTAGCGCACCAAAGATCGCGGCTATTATTGATCGTTTATCCCAACCTGTTTGTTGTTCATTGACTTGCAGGTTATCAGGAATTTTTAAGTCGATTAACATTGAAACCACTCCCTGCTAAATAAAAAAGAAAAAGATGCTATTATACCCCATTGCTGGGGGTTAATAGAAAAAAAACGGTAAGTGATAGAGCCGCAAAAAGCACTAATAGGTCACGGGGCTGTAAAGAAATAGCCAAGGTTAAACTCTCCTTTCAAGGACTTATTTGCATAGCCGGGCTGCGGATGGAAAAACTGAGGGCCTCGGGGGAGACGGTGAAACCACTTACGGTGAAAACATTAATCAGCAGGAGCCAGGCGACAACGATTCTCAGGGCCAGACCGACGGTTCGCGCCGGTTCCTTGCCCGGCACTGTGCCCGGGCTGGTGGAAAGCTGAAAGGGCGGCCCGGTGACGGCCAGGGCTGTTCGGCCGAGAACCAGCGGCGCGAAGCCGGTTAGAAATAAATGCCCGGGTATCAGCAGGAAAACGCCTAGAATTATGTTTAAAATGTGAATAATCGTTTTTATGGACGAATCTTCTTTTTTAATCCCTGAAAGCCTAGGGATCTGGAAGATTGGCCCGGTGGTTGAAATCGTTTGTTTCCCCCGAATGTGAAAAAGACTGACGGGATGCAATTCCCCAAGGATTAGCAGAATGCCCAGAAAAATGTCCAGAATGGTAAGAACTGGTCTAATTGGTTCCGGCCGAGGGGAGATAGGAACGTCAGAAAATTGAAAAAATCTACCTTCCCAGGAAAAAACAACTTCTCCCGGGCCAAATGAAACCGATCTAACCCGTGTTTGGCCGGTCAGGGCGAAGATCCCGAGCACGATACCCAGTATCCTGTTAACGATTAAAGCAGAATCCATAGGCTTAT
The genomic region above belongs to Bacillota bacterium and contains:
- a CDS encoding LysM peptidoglycan-binding domain-containing protein, translated to MPASAATSYTVKAGDSLYKIGRYYGVSVNSLKAANGLKTNNIYPGQRLIIPQQYAQPSRAGSYSRDNLTLLAKLIYGEARGESYVGQVAVAAVVLNRVESPLFPNTVAGVIFQPGAFTAVSDGQFYLQPDQTAYKAAQDALNGWDPTHGALYYYNPEKTINKWIWSRPVVARIGKHVFAK
- a CDS encoding DUF1405 domain-containing protein, which encodes MLHLTEGEATGLRNWFKKPWFILGVILGNLFGTGLGFFWYQEQLAHTAIKYWVFIPDCPEFALFFVLMLLGIRLNRRNQLFEVITWFGLLKYGAWTVSTIGLFFGAVKLQHLEITLAYAGEELVLFVAHLGMFLEGLWLTQFLRLTGRRLLVTAGWFAIADYFDWVVGVFPRLPYLPHLNLVRAESIISTLLLIGILSCLYFTENGNNNK
- a CDS encoding metal-sensitive transcriptional regulator, whose amino-acid sequence is MDDLNETAVKELIDRLHTIKGHLNGIEKMITEGRKCDDILLQLVAIRAALDKLSAKLAEHYVIQCYEAAVNEGIDPKEMLARALQVVIKFTPS
- the trxA gene encoding thioredoxin codes for the protein MNNNVVNVSDNTFTQEVLNAEQPVLVDFWAAWCGPCKMIAPVVEEIAVEYAGKIKVAKVNVDQNRLTPSQYGIMGIPTLILFKNGQPVERVIGYTGKAQLKRIIDQNLV
- the copZ gene encoding copper chaperone CopZ — encoded protein: MKEVTLKVQGMTCGHCKMTVERALHNLSGVAKVDVDLAGKTVKVGFNPEKVAEADLKKAIADAGYDVVN